One stretch of Brevibacillus laterosporus DNA includes these proteins:
- a CDS encoding PTS beta-glucoside transporter subunit EIIBCA codes for MKYEQLVKEIIQEVGGKKNVKSVVHCATRLRFQLNNKSLLNKEKLEHLDDVLSVVESTGQIQVVIGSHVADVYKDLVQVGKFENTSADSYDQPKEKVKLTAKIFELISGTFTPLLAPLAGAGMLKAVLALLVMLDVLSEQSGTYGILSAAGNAILYFLPIMIGITLANKLGANGYMGGIIGAALLEPNFTNLMSNGDATSFLGIPVVMMDYSSSIVPSFIAVLIYAKLEKFLKKIIHKDLQLFLVPMIALIIIVPLTVLAFGPFGIYVGNMITSSINFLSEHSGLLTGAVVGGTMVILVIFGLHWALIPMSIENLINGGDPIDPMWAASTFAQMGIALGIFLKSKDKKLKSLAGSTTLTGLLSGVTEPIIYGLILTHKRTIAYVIIVGAVGGAFIGSFKAEANAFVLHSVFTLGGSTTPWLPYFFMILLTVGGAAFLTYFFGYEDKLSTTKQKVKDEPRSNNVEANKVLNKHVINSPLSGLVIPLSEVNDQVFSSGAMGKGAAIEPTKGEVISPVNGTVTTIFPTGHAVGITSDDGIEILIHVGIDTVQLEGKYYTKLVETGDSVSIGQTLIRFEIDKIKEAGYQTITPIIVTNTSHFLDIIQTATQTVSTNDDLLTVLK; via the coding sequence ATGAAGTACGAACAATTAGTAAAAGAAATCATACAAGAGGTTGGAGGAAAGAAAAATGTCAAAAGCGTCGTCCATTGCGCTACACGTCTTCGTTTCCAACTAAATAACAAATCTCTTCTAAATAAAGAAAAACTAGAACATTTAGACGATGTTCTTAGTGTCGTTGAGAGTACGGGACAGATACAAGTTGTAATTGGTTCACATGTTGCAGATGTGTACAAAGACTTAGTTCAAGTAGGAAAATTTGAAAATACATCCGCTGATTCATATGACCAACCTAAAGAAAAGGTAAAGCTCACAGCAAAAATTTTTGAATTAATCTCTGGTACATTTACACCATTGTTAGCACCACTTGCTGGAGCTGGAATGTTAAAAGCAGTATTAGCGTTATTAGTTATGCTTGATGTTCTTTCTGAACAAAGCGGTACATATGGAATTCTCTCGGCAGCTGGGAATGCCATATTATACTTTTTACCCATTATGATTGGTATTACCCTTGCTAACAAACTCGGTGCAAATGGTTATATGGGTGGAATTATTGGTGCTGCATTGTTAGAGCCTAATTTTACAAATTTAATGAGCAATGGAGACGCTACTTCATTTTTAGGAATTCCTGTCGTAATGATGGATTATTCTTCAAGTATCGTCCCATCCTTCATTGCAGTACTTATTTATGCCAAATTAGAAAAGTTCTTAAAAAAGATTATTCATAAAGATTTACAGTTATTTCTTGTTCCAATGATTGCATTGATTATTATTGTTCCGTTAACAGTTCTTGCATTTGGACCTTTCGGGATTTATGTAGGAAACATGATCACCTCTAGTATTAATTTCTTAAGTGAACACAGTGGGTTACTGACCGGTGCAGTGGTCGGTGGTACAATGGTTATTTTAGTTATCTTCGGACTTCATTGGGCACTCATTCCAATGAGTATTGAAAACTTAATTAATGGTGGAGACCCAATAGATCCAATGTGGGCAGCAAGTACATTTGCACAAATGGGAATTGCTTTAGGTATTTTCTTAAAATCTAAAGACAAAAAATTAAAATCTCTAGCCGGATCAACGACACTTACTGGTTTACTTTCTGGTGTAACAGAACCAATTATCTATGGTTTAATCTTAACTCATAAACGTACGATTGCTTATGTCATTATTGTCGGTGCTGTCGGGGGGGCATTTATTGGATCATTTAAAGCAGAAGCAAATGCCTTTGTTCTGCATAGTGTCTTTACACTAGGTGGCTCTACAACTCCATGGTTACCTTATTTCTTCATGATTTTACTTACGGTTGGTGGAGCAGCATTTCTTACTTATTTCTTTGGCTATGAAGATAAACTATCAACTACGAAACAAAAGGTGAAGGATGAACCTAGAAGTAATAATGTTGAAGCTAATAAAGTATTAAACAAACATGTAATCAACAGCCCATTATCTGGACTAGTAATTCCGTTATCAGAAGTGAACGATCAAGTATTTTCATCTGGGGCAATGGGTAAAGGAGCAGCCATTGAACCTACGAAGGGTGAAGTGATCTCTCCAGTCAACGGAACTGTGACTACTATTTTCCCAACTGGACACGCGGTAGGAATTACATCAGATGATGGAATAGAGATTCTGATTCATGTAGGAATTGATACCGTTCAATTAGAAGGAAAGTATTATACTAAGCTCGTAGAAACAGGTGATTCAGTATCAATTGGTCAAACATTAATTCGATTTGAAATCGACAAAATTAAAGAAGCAGGTTACCAAACGATAACACCTATTATTGTGACAAACACAAGTCATTTTTTAGATATTATTCAAACGGCGACTCAAACTGTCTCTACTAATGACGATTTATTAACAGTACTTAAATAA
- the cobS gene encoding adenosylcobinamide-GDP ribazoletransferase, with the protein MNAFWSALTFLTRIPVRFQATEQDWYHSVKHYPYVGLVIGIFLAGVAGITQWLFPDVLYSLVVVACWVFITGGLHLDGWMDTADGLGSARSRERMLEIMKDSRVGAMGVLACFLLLAVKVVSLYWIISSLPWIAVGCLLIIIPFVARVSLLGCIYFWPYVHKGKGMASGLREHLRICHIIISVVISCLMALLLVGYQLAIIFFVLTMATHYLFNRMIVKQLGGLTGDTYGAQIECIEMVLLLGAVSYLHHGGFVGW; encoded by the coding sequence ATGAATGCGTTTTGGAGCGCACTAACCTTTCTTACGCGCATTCCGGTACGCTTTCAGGCAACAGAGCAAGATTGGTATCATAGCGTAAAGCATTATCCCTACGTGGGTTTGGTTATCGGAATCTTCTTAGCGGGAGTAGCAGGGATCACCCAGTGGCTATTCCCTGATGTCTTATATTCACTTGTGGTGGTAGCATGCTGGGTTTTTATAACAGGTGGCCTGCATTTGGACGGTTGGATGGATACCGCAGATGGACTCGGCTCAGCTCGTTCCCGTGAACGAATGTTAGAAATTATGAAAGATAGTCGAGTAGGTGCAATGGGCGTACTCGCCTGTTTTCTCTTATTAGCGGTAAAAGTGGTGTCTCTGTATTGGATCATTTCAAGCTTACCATGGATTGCGGTAGGCTGTTTATTGATTATCATTCCATTTGTTGCAAGAGTCTCTTTACTTGGATGCATTTATTTTTGGCCTTATGTACACAAAGGAAAAGGGATGGCTTCTGGTTTACGGGAGCATCTGCGAATTTGTCACATTATCATTTCAGTAGTTATCTCTTGTCTCATGGCTTTATTATTAGTTGGATACCAATTAGCAATCATTTTTTTCGTACTGACGATGGCCACACACTATCTGTTTAATCGTATGATTGTTAAACAGCTGGGCGGCTTAACGGGCGATACCTATGGGGCACAAATTGAATGTATTGAGATGGTATTGCTTCTTGGGGCGGTCAGCTACCTACACCACGGAGGTTTCGTCGGATGGTAA
- a CDS encoding 6-phospho-beta-glucosidase: MKTFSKPFPKNFLWGGATAANQIEGAYQEGGKGLSTADVLPKGVFSPPDFSLNGYYPYHTAIDYYHKYKEDIALFAEIGFKCFRMSIAWTRIFPNGDESEPNIEGLTFYDHVFAELEKYQIEPIVTISHYEMPLHLVKKYGGWRNRKLIDFYINFATTLYKRYKKVKYWLTFNEINFVIHAPFTGGGLDFKEGDNKKNIQYQAAHHQFIASALAVKTGHEIIPNSKIGCMLAYAPTYPYSCNPEDVWTAMMLDRETVFFTDVQVRGYYPSYTEAYFAENQIQITIEPGDEEILRSYKVDYLGFSYYNSGTASASPDEHEISAGNLQLGGVQNPYLKASEWGWEIDPRGLRITLNLLYDRYQVPLFIVENGFGAVDVLNADGTIYDDYRIDYFRDHIAEIKKAIADGVDLIGYTTWGPIDLVSASTAEMKKRYGFIYVDKHNDGNGTLKRYKKKSFDWYKKVIASNGEDLD; the protein is encoded by the coding sequence ATGAAGACTTTTTCTAAACCATTTCCCAAAAACTTTTTATGGGGAGGAGCAACAGCAGCAAACCAAATAGAAGGAGCTTACCAAGAAGGTGGCAAGGGACTTTCTACAGCGGATGTACTACCAAAGGGTGTCTTCAGTCCGCCAGATTTCTCATTAAATGGATATTATCCTTATCATACTGCAATTGACTATTACCATAAATATAAAGAGGATATCGCTCTTTTTGCTGAAATAGGGTTCAAATGCTTCCGTATGAGTATAGCTTGGACTCGCATTTTTCCAAATGGTGATGAGTCTGAACCAAATATAGAAGGATTAACTTTCTATGATCACGTATTTGCTGAATTAGAAAAATATCAAATTGAGCCCATCGTAACCATTTCTCATTATGAAATGCCGCTTCATTTAGTAAAAAAATATGGAGGGTGGCGAAATCGTAAACTTATTGATTTTTATATAAATTTTGCAACGACATTATACAAGCGATATAAAAAAGTTAAATATTGGTTAACGTTTAATGAAATTAACTTTGTGATTCATGCTCCTTTTACTGGTGGTGGACTTGATTTTAAAGAAGGGGATAATAAGAAAAATATTCAATATCAAGCAGCACATCACCAATTTATCGCTAGTGCCTTAGCTGTGAAAACAGGTCATGAAATTATACCAAATAGTAAAATTGGCTGCATGCTTGCCTATGCGCCCACCTATCCTTATTCTTGTAATCCTGAAGATGTATGGACAGCGATGATGCTAGACCGTGAAACAGTATTCTTTACTGATGTTCAAGTGAGAGGATATTATCCGTCGTATACGGAAGCATATTTTGCTGAAAATCAAATACAAATCACAATAGAACCTGGTGATGAAGAGATTCTTCGCTCTTATAAAGTGGATTATTTAGGTTTCAGCTATTATAATAGCGGCACAGCATCTGCATCACCTGATGAACATGAAATTTCTGCTGGTAATTTACAGCTTGGTGGTGTTCAAAATCCATACTTAAAAGCATCCGAATGGGGATGGGAAATTGACCCGAGAGGATTACGTATAACCTTAAACTTGTTATATGATCGCTATCAAGTACCTCTATTCATTGTTGAAAATGGTTTTGGGGCAGTAGATGTGCTAAATGCAGATGGCACCATATATGATGATTATCGAATTGATTATTTCAGAGACCATATTGCTGAAATCAAAAAGGCGATTGCTGATGGAGTTGATTTAATAGGCTATACCACATGGGGACCAATTGATTTAGTAAGTGCCTCAACAGCCGAAATGAAAAAGCGTTATGGCTTCATCTATGTAGATAAACATAACGATGGGAACGGAACCTTAAAACGTTATAAGAAGAAGAGCTTTGATTGGTATAAAAAAGTCATTGCCTCTAATGGTGAAGATTTAGACTAA
- a CDS encoding bifunctional adenosylcobinamide kinase/adenosylcobinamide-phosphate guanylyltransferase, which translates to MKIILITGGVRSGKSAFAEKLAEQKKQEQGGTLVYLATGQAWDEEMQNRIHLHRERRESNWTTVEEPYELQVAIQAMVPADKQEALSESPIILLDTFSGWIANLLMQMPEDQLSNRAIRQACQQQIISCVSAMRSLDRTWIVVSDEVGLGGVAMSKLGRAFQDITGFANQIVAQYAEEVYLLVAGIPMKIKGSEANDK; encoded by the coding sequence ATGAAGATCATTCTCATTACAGGTGGCGTTCGATCAGGGAAAAGTGCATTTGCTGAAAAGCTGGCTGAACAGAAAAAACAGGAACAAGGTGGCACCTTAGTTTATCTCGCAACAGGACAAGCTTGGGATGAAGAAATGCAGAACCGGATTCATTTGCACAGAGAGCGAAGAGAGAGTAATTGGACAACCGTAGAAGAGCCCTATGAATTACAGGTAGCGATCCAAGCTATGGTCCCAGCTGACAAGCAAGAAGCATTATCTGAGTCCCCTATTATTTTATTGGATACTTTTTCAGGCTGGATTGCTAACTTATTGATGCAAATGCCTGAAGATCAATTGAGTAATCGAGCGATCCGTCAAGCTTGTCAACAGCAGATTATCTCTTGTGTATCTGCTATGCGCTCTTTAGATCGGACATGGATTGTGGTAAGTGATGAAGTTGGATTAGGTGGAGTAGCGATGTCTAAATTGGGCAGAGCATTCCAGGATATTACTGGTTTTGCTAATCAGATAGTAGCACAATATGCTGAAGAAGTATATTTATTAGTGGCAGGTATCCCGATGAAAATCAAGGGGAGCGAGGCGAATGACAAATGA
- a CDS encoding alpha/beta-type small acid-soluble spore protein → MAGNNNGSSNNLLVPQANQALDQLKYEIASEFGVQLGPDTTSRQNGSVGGEITKRLVSFAEQQLAR, encoded by the coding sequence ATGGCAGGTAACAACAATGGTTCTAGCAACAACCTTTTAGTTCCTCAAGCTAACCAAGCTCTTGACCAATTGAAATACGAAATCGCATCTGAATTCGGCGTACAATTGGGACCAGACACTACTTCTCGCCAAAACGGATCTGTTGGTGGAGAAATCACGAAACGCCTTGTTTCTTTCGCTGAGCAACAATTAGCTCGCTAA
- a CDS encoding adenosylcobinamide amidohydrolase, with the protein MQFIEDWHLDVHKDHVLVSYPKGFRACSSAVFGGGISEAKWILNQYVGKSYLSDNPQDDIRTFVMQNQAIPEQTIGLLTAACVEDLGVSTFKGDEFELCAIVTTGIGNAVRAGTVEQRYNAYSAGTINTIVFIDGKLTDGALINAVITATEAKTIALAEMGISDEEGRSATGTTTDAIVVAATCNQSPYQSVHPYAGTATNLGHAIACAVRDATRMALTHEQNRKERRSAE; encoded by the coding sequence ATGCAATTTATAGAAGATTGGCATCTTGATGTACATAAAGATCATGTACTTGTTAGCTATCCAAAAGGGTTTCGTGCATGCTCTAGTGCCGTTTTTGGTGGTGGGATCAGCGAGGCGAAGTGGATTTTAAATCAGTATGTGGGGAAGAGTTATTTGTCAGATAACCCTCAGGATGATATTAGAACGTTTGTCATGCAAAATCAAGCAATACCCGAACAAACAATCGGATTGTTGACAGCAGCCTGTGTGGAAGACCTAGGTGTTTCCACGTTCAAGGGAGATGAGTTTGAGCTTTGCGCGATTGTGACCACTGGCATTGGTAATGCAGTTAGGGCAGGTACCGTGGAACAACGATATAATGCCTATTCGGCTGGCACGATTAATACCATCGTATTCATTGATGGGAAGCTAACGGATGGAGCACTCATAAATGCTGTCATTACGGCAACAGAAGCCAAAACGATCGCACTAGCAGAGATGGGAATTAGCGATGAGGAAGGCAGAAGTGCGACAGGGACTACAACTGATGCCATCGTAGTAGCGGCTACCTGTAACCAATCACCTTATCAGTCCGTCCATCCTTATGCTGGGACTGCTACGAATTTGGGCCATGCGATCGCTTGTGCGGTACGTGATGCTACTCGTATGGCGCTTACCCATGAGCAAAATCGAAAAGAGCGTAGGAGTGCAGAATAA
- a CDS encoding DUF2642 domain-containing protein, which produces MQPISSFTNQFVQVELSGKNILIGKVMDQGIDILVLYDGTRYTYVPWIHVQSIKQVPTDMIPPLFTVQDSPIYLNKEALSYRNILNNAKGLFVEINVTGTHSFHGYVTTILNNYLVFYSPVFKTIFISLHHLKWLTPYSRSVTPFSLSNQHLPVKPSQIPLSRSFEEQMKRLEGQLIILDTGDDPRKIGVLSNLEHNLLELINATGDRTSWNIQHIKTIHLPS; this is translated from the coding sequence TTGCAACCCATCTCTTCCTTTACAAATCAATTTGTTCAAGTAGAGCTATCAGGGAAAAATATACTCATCGGTAAGGTTATGGATCAGGGAATTGATATCCTTGTCTTATATGATGGCACACGTTACACCTATGTACCTTGGATACATGTACAATCCATTAAGCAAGTGCCTACGGATATGATCCCCCCTCTTTTTACGGTACAAGATAGCCCTATCTATTTAAATAAAGAAGCTCTTTCTTATCGAAATATCTTGAATAATGCAAAAGGTTTGTTCGTAGAAATCAATGTAACAGGTACACACTCTTTTCATGGATACGTGACGACAATTCTCAACAATTATCTGGTGTTCTATTCTCCGGTCTTTAAGACCATATTTATTTCCCTCCATCATTTGAAATGGTTGACCCCCTACAGCCGTAGCGTTACGCCTTTCTCACTTAGCAACCAGCATCTACCGGTTAAGCCATCCCAAATCCCACTATCTCGTTCTTTTGAAGAACAAATGAAGCGGCTGGAAGGACAACTCATTATACTTGATACGGGTGATGACCCACGCAAAATTGGAGTACTTAGTAATCTAGAGCACAATCTGCTAGAGCTAATCAATGCCACGGGAGATCGGACCAGTTGGAATATACAGCATATCAAAACGATTCATCTCCCTTCCTGA
- a CDS encoding threonine-phosphate decarboxylase, whose translation MIERFGHGGDIWTAAESFGLEADSILDYSSNINPFGPPEQLFSILKQALPQVLRYPDPTCRNLRKALASSLGSYIQPENILVGNGAAECLHLAVSALTPRIVGIICPSFSEYEAIARQAGCEIRMLFTEKEQQFLPDVEELCSFVKQVDMLFIGHPNNPTGNFLPLSDLQKVAHACEQHNTYLCVDEAFLDFVNQAEKHTLVTVLDTLPHVLLFRSMTKMYAIAGLRLGYVIGHEQVIGLLKSKQISWSVNHLAQVAGEFLLEQHAYVLRTQEYVATQRAKMVTYLETLPGVTSFSSETNYLLVHVDSIQSQILQEEMAKRGILIRNCSMYPGLGEGYIRLAIKTKEENERMVSVLRESLQILSTGR comes from the coding sequence ATGATAGAGCGTTTTGGACATGGCGGGGATATCTGGACCGCTGCAGAGTCCTTTGGGCTAGAGGCGGATAGTATTCTTGACTATAGTTCCAATATTAATCCATTTGGACCGCCTGAACAGCTTTTTTCTATATTGAAGCAAGCTTTACCACAGGTCCTTAGGTATCCCGATCCTACATGCCGTAATCTTCGCAAAGCTTTAGCAAGCTCGCTTGGATCTTATATTCAGCCGGAAAATATTTTGGTAGGGAATGGAGCTGCTGAGTGCTTGCACTTGGCGGTTTCTGCTCTCACACCACGAATTGTAGGGATTATTTGTCCCTCCTTCTCGGAATATGAGGCGATTGCGAGACAAGCTGGTTGTGAGATTCGCATGCTCTTTACGGAAAAAGAACAGCAGTTTTTGCCTGATGTAGAAGAGTTATGTTCCTTTGTGAAGCAGGTGGATATGCTGTTTATTGGCCATCCTAACAATCCGACAGGCAATTTTCTACCACTCAGTGATTTACAAAAGGTGGCTCATGCTTGTGAACAGCACAATACCTATCTCTGTGTCGATGAAGCATTTCTTGATTTTGTGAATCAAGCTGAAAAGCATACTTTAGTAACTGTTTTAGATACGCTTCCTCATGTGCTCTTATTTCGCTCCATGACCAAGATGTATGCGATTGCTGGATTGCGGCTCGGTTATGTAATAGGCCATGAGCAAGTGATCGGGCTTCTAAAATCTAAACAAATTTCATGGAGTGTTAATCATTTAGCACAAGTGGCAGGCGAATTTTTACTAGAACAGCATGCGTATGTGTTACGAACACAGGAATATGTTGCTACACAAAGAGCAAAGATGGTTACATATCTTGAAACATTACCAGGCGTTACAAGTTTTAGTAGCGAAACCAATTACTTATTAGTTCATGTAGATTCTATTCAATCTCAAATCCTTCAAGAAGAGATGGCTAAACGGGGCATCTTAATTCGAAATTGCAGTATGTATCCAGGTTTAGGTGAAGGATATATACGACTTGCGATAAAAACAAAAGAAGAGAACGAGCGAATGGTAAGCGTGTTGCGTGAATCCCTACAAATCCTATCAACTGGGAGATAA
- a CDS encoding histidine phosphatase family protein, producing the protein MVKVIWLRHAITAENQAKQYIGHYDVSLSNKGVAQAQQVAKFLANQSLTAIFSSDLMRAKETADIVGRYHRSLPVQTKADLREVFFGEWEGLTYQEIERIDRERIYQFYDNPWNVAPPGGEKLLELQKRLERFVDKEIRPYCKATKINSSSPQDSEKDMLLQKEPIVLVVTHGGMLRLVSSLLLENDPGRYFDSSIGHGQFLITRCKEDGEWEQCNL; encoded by the coding sequence ATGGTAAAAGTAATCTGGTTGCGACATGCTATAACAGCTGAGAATCAGGCTAAACAATATATTGGACACTATGATGTATCCTTATCTAACAAAGGAGTAGCTCAGGCCCAACAAGTGGCTAAATTCTTAGCTAATCAATCCCTTACAGCAATATTTTCAAGTGATTTAATGAGGGCCAAGGAAACAGCAGATATTGTGGGAAGGTATCATCGGAGTCTTCCTGTGCAAACCAAGGCTGATTTGCGTGAGGTGTTTTTCGGTGAGTGGGAAGGCTTGACGTATCAAGAAATCGAACGGATAGATCGGGAACGAATTTATCAATTTTATGATAATCCTTGGAACGTCGCCCCTCCTGGGGGAGAGAAATTACTGGAATTACAGAAGCGATTAGAGCGATTTGTAGATAAGGAAATCAGGCCTTATTGCAAGGCCACAAAAATCAACTCTAGTAGCCCACAAGATAGCGAAAAAGATATGCTCCTTCAAAAAGAGCCTATTGTACTAGTAGTTACTCATGGCGGTATGCTACGCTTGGTTTCATCTCTTTTGCTAGAAAATGATCCAGGCCGTTATTTTGATTCGTCCATTGGGCACGGACAATTTTTGATTACGCGTTGCAAGGAAGACGGAGAGTGGGAACAATGCAATTTATAG
- a CDS encoding 5'-3' exonuclease — translation MKNKILLLDGMSFLFRAFYASSWTGSIRQTQSGLYTNAVYGFTKMMLDYADLIQPTHLIVAWDVASRESLLRSQWYSGYKSNRVEPPAELIPQFSLVKEVTQAFSIPNIGLSGYEGDDILGTLSRRFAEEGHDVIVCSGDYDSLQLVCDQVHVKILKNGGKHEHYCPESLLEQKGITPAQVIDVKALQGDTSDCIPGCPGIGEKTAVKLIKEHGSLDDLYANLDSLTPKMRAKLVENKEQVYMSQKLATILSDVPVDLVLEEASWQYDPLLVLEKMNELEFSKTMLARIG, via the coding sequence TTGAAGAATAAAATTTTACTATTGGATGGCATGAGCTTTTTATTTCGCGCATTCTATGCCTCCTCATGGACAGGCAGTATTCGTCAGACACAGAGCGGTTTGTATACCAATGCTGTTTATGGTTTTACCAAAATGATGCTTGATTATGCAGACCTAATTCAACCAACTCACTTGATTGTCGCTTGGGATGTCGCTTCCCGCGAGTCCTTATTGCGTAGCCAGTGGTATTCCGGATATAAATCCAATCGAGTGGAACCGCCTGCTGAGTTAATTCCTCAGTTCTCGCTGGTAAAGGAAGTTACTCAAGCATTCTCCATACCTAATATAGGCTTGTCTGGATATGAAGGAGACGATATTTTAGGTACGTTATCCAGACGATTTGCAGAAGAAGGACACGATGTGATTGTTTGTTCGGGTGACTATGACAGCTTGCAGCTTGTCTGTGATCAGGTACATGTTAAAATTCTAAAAAATGGTGGTAAGCATGAGCACTACTGCCCAGAGTCTTTACTTGAACAAAAAGGAATTACTCCTGCACAAGTCATTGATGTAAAAGCCCTTCAAGGAGATACATCGGATTGTATCCCTGGCTGTCCTGGCATTGGTGAAAAAACAGCAGTAAAGCTGATTAAAGAGCATGGTTCTTTGGACGATCTTTATGCCAATTTAGATTCGCTTACTCCTAAAATGCGGGCCAAATTAGTCGAGAATAAAGAACAGGTGTATATGAGTCAAAAATTAGCCACCATCCTCTCCGATGTACCTGTGGACTTGGTATTAGAAGAAGCTAGTTGGCAATACGATCCCCTGTTGGTTTTGGAAAAAATGAATGAGTTAGAATTTAGTAAAACGATGCTTGCGCGGATTGGATAA
- the cobT gene encoding nicotinate-nucleotide--dimethylbenzimidazole phosphoribosyltransferase, whose translation MSFSDKLSSMIHTIPAIDLVAAEQAKKELKRLTKPVGSLGVLEDIVIQLAGITGQVKPRIERKDVVVMCGDHGIVDEGVSAFPQEVTQLMMINFINAGAAVNVLARQVGAEVTVVDIGSKTTEVPANVLDRKVKAGTDNFAKGPAMSKEEAAQAILVGIETAQELAKKGSNVIALGEMGIGNTTPSAAITSVLLGRPLEEGLVGRGTGIDDKSLVNKRQVIQRGIDLNNPQAEDALDVLAKVGGLEIAGMAGVTLGAALSRIPVLLDGVIASAAALVAARLQPAIVPYLMATHLSVEPAHQYILEDLGIQPCLHLNMRLGEGTGATLFMPMMDSACRVLHEMATYSDLGLPDPE comes from the coding sequence ATGAGCTTTAGCGATAAATTATCTAGCATGATACATACAATACCAGCCATCGACCTGGTAGCAGCCGAACAGGCAAAAAAGGAATTAAAGCGTCTGACCAAACCGGTTGGCAGTCTAGGTGTTTTAGAGGATATAGTCATTCAGTTGGCGGGAATTACGGGACAAGTAAAGCCTCGTATAGAGCGCAAAGATGTTGTGGTTATGTGTGGCGATCACGGCATTGTGGATGAGGGAGTAAGTGCTTTCCCTCAGGAAGTAACTCAACTCATGATGATTAACTTTATTAATGCAGGAGCAGCGGTCAATGTGCTAGCTAGACAGGTTGGAGCAGAAGTAACAGTTGTCGATATTGGTTCCAAAACGACGGAAGTGCCTGCTAATGTATTAGATCGAAAAGTAAAAGCAGGAACGGACAACTTTGCTAAGGGTCCAGCTATGAGCAAGGAAGAAGCTGCGCAGGCAATCCTAGTCGGGATTGAAACAGCACAAGAATTGGCGAAGAAAGGTAGTAATGTCATTGCTCTTGGCGAAATGGGAATTGGAAATACAACGCCGAGTGCTGCGATTACCAGCGTTTTGTTAGGACGTCCTTTAGAAGAAGGCTTGGTAGGACGAGGTACCGGTATTGATGACAAATCTCTTGTGAATAAACGTCAAGTGATTCAACGTGGTATTGATCTAAATAATCCTCAGGCAGAAGATGCGCTGGATGTGCTTGCTAAGGTAGGTGGGTTAGAGATTGCTGGAATGGCTGGAGTGACGCTTGGAGCTGCTCTATCTCGCATTCCTGTACTATTGGACGGGGTTATTGCTTCTGCTGCTGCGTTGGTGGCAGCACGCCTTCAACCAGCGATTGTACCTTATCTCATGGCTACTCATTTGTCAGTGGAACCTGCTCATCAATATATTTTAGAAGACCTAGGTATTCAACCATGCCTTCATTTGAATATGCGCTTAGGAGAAGGAACAGGCGCTACTCTATTTATGCCAATGATGGATTCTGCTTGTCGTGTGCTACATGAAATGGCTACCTACTCTGATTTAGGCTTACCTGATCCAGAGTAA